In Fragaria vesca subsp. vesca linkage group LG5, FraVesHawaii_1.0, whole genome shotgun sequence, the genomic stretch TACATTCTCTTCTCCCTTACTCCATAATTGTGTTTTAAACTGATCTATGCGTTGTTTATAAATACGGTACAGTTGTCTATAAGAATTTACATACAAAATCGGCATAAAAATAATGAGTAAAGGGATAGACGGAAGCGTCAACAAAGAAACAAAAAGAGGAAAAAAATAAGAAATACAAACAGTTCACCTCATATTCAGGTTGAATGCTAGCGTCTTCAGACATAAAATGACCGAATCTGATAAATTTGAGTTAATGATTATGAAGTACGTATGTGTTCATCCAAAAAAATAAAAGGTAAAAAAAATTGTAATTTTTAACGACTTATTGTCCCTTGTTGTAATTTTTCATCAGGTTATTTTAGTCTTTTAAAAAATCAATAACATGTGAGGTGAATAAAATGATTTGTGGGGTGGCAATAGACGCACCGATTGAAAAATAACCAAACTAAAGGCTACTCTAGTAATACTTTGATCAACTAACTAAGCTGATGACTTAGGTAAACAAATTAAGGTGAAATCAATAGTGTAATAGTGATACTTTGATTCCTAACAAGCCAATAAATAACAAGGTGAAATCAACCACAACTACACTACACTAGACCGATGTATCGGTCAATCAAATTTAAAGTGAGATTACAATTAGTAGCGAAAAACCAAACCAAACTGTTACGACTGAGTCCACCCCCTACCTGCAAGAAACACTTTGCCAACTATTGCTTGGTCACCAAGGTGTTCAGAAAGTATGTTCCAGTTGATCTGAACATGGACCAAGAACCGGGCCAACCTAATGGGAATAGTGAAGCTCAACCAAATTGTCAACAACCGGTTCTCACTCATTTGGAGGATGTGAATTTTGTTCGATAGACATATTTTTTGTTTGGAGTACAACCTCATTTAGCACATAAAAAACCACCCACATTTTTCGTTGTCATAGACTTAAACATTAGTTGACATGGGCCAAGACGGAGTCATTGTGTAAATTTCAAACAAATTGGGCACATTGTAAATGATCGAAATGTTGAGCAGTAAAAAACTAAAGGGTCGCAGCGTCAATAGATAAATCTGTTTTGTTAGGCCCCTAAAGAGCATTGATCTTCCCTGTGAAAACTTATTCAGGTGTATGTTCTCTGCTATGTGTTAAAGCCAAGAGATCACTAACCCCTAAATCTCTAGCAAAAGGAAGATGTAGATTTACTGAGTTGTAAGCACTTTTTTTTTCAAGTCTGTAATCAAAGCATTCAAAAGTGTTGTATTCCATTAATATTCCTCTCAACTTATAGGTCTCTCTAATATTAACTTTTGAATGTTAGGGTAATGTCATATCGAACATTATGGATTAGGGAGGGAAGGGCTTCGGGTTGGACTGTTGGAACTTGGAATATGGTCTAAAGAAAGAAACTCGAATTTCACTATAATAAAATGGGAGGTGGTAATTTACCAAATGACCATCTGTCAAGATAAATGACCAACTGTCAAATGCTTCCAATGAAGGTAGAGAAATTCTTCGGTGTGACGGCCGTGCCACGTGTCCGTGCGACCGGCCGACAGTCGTGCGACACGTGTTTTTTTTTTTTTCTACAGCAGCCGCTGCGTTCTCCTCCGGCGAACCTTCTTCTGTTTTTTCTTCACCCTCGCCGGCCGAAACCATCGCCAACCACGACACAGATCCTCCTCCGCTGCTCTCCCTCATTTCCAGCCCCAAATTCCGTGACCGCCACACCCTCCGAAACCCTACCCCTCCTCTCTCCGCCTTCTTCTTCCTCTCCACCTCTCCGGATCCCTCTCCTTTCCCCTCCATTCGCTCCCGGAGTTCCGACGAGCCAAGAATCTCCAGAGAAAGGAAGAAGAAGCTTCGCCGGAGAAGAACACAACTTCGCCGGAGGAGAACGTGTGTGCTGCTGTAGAAAAAAAAAAAACACGTGTCGCACGACCGTAGGCCGGTCGCACGGACACGTGGCACGGCCATCGCACCGAAGACTCTCTCATGAAGGTAATGAGAGGTAATAATTACCAAAACAAAGGTAATAATTACTGTTCCGTATTGCCCAGCAATATGGAGAACAATCCAAAAGGGAATTAAATGCAAAAATCCCATAGTTTTATATTATAATAAAGGACAATCCCATAGTTTTTCCTTAAAATAATGACATCAGTATGACATGGCGTGTCAAAATGAAACAATCAAGGGCTGAGTCACAGGCAGCAAATCAAATCCCATGGCAGGCAGCCACGTGACCAAACAGGGATCCATCACCTCGTGATTTAACAGAAGTTAGTAACACTTGGTATTATTATTAAAATCAGAATAAATAAACTAATGGATATCATTGGTGCTAATTTAATAGGTCGGGCCCACCAGATCATGCAGTTATCGTGTGCGCAGTAAGTCCACGTGTGCGAAGCACAGAGATTTGGAGCCCGAGTGTGTGAGGAGTAAGATTTTGCATAGAGCGGCGGAGATTCCTTTATGCTCTTATTATTGACAATTTTTATCAGAAAAATTTATAAGAAAAACATTTAATTATTAATTTTTTTTTTAAAATAGATAATTTCATTACTTATTCATAGCTAGAAGATAGATAATTGAAATGGACGAGATCTGTGACCAGCCAAGTAATTTTTCAATTGTTACTTTTGGCTCGGGGTTTTGAGCGAGGGGATCTGGGCTTGTAGGCGTGTGTAGGAGGACAGATCGTTGTTCTTCACCTCTGAGTTATGTGTTGCATGATTGTCGTCTGAAGTCTCTTGTTTCTGGCATTGGCGGTGAAGCTGATCGGATTGGGGTAGGTTATGGTTCATGCGGTCATGCATGGATGGTGGATTTGTCCCCCGGGATGATGACGACGTGGATGGCAGATTTTAGGATGTTTCACGGTGGTCGAGGAGGCAGCAGGCTCGGTGGTGGCTCTCGGCAACGTTGAAGGGGGAGTTTGTGGTGGAGGCAGGCACATCACCTTCGTTTTGGGCCTTGGGCAGGGTCCAATTGAGGCTATTTTGGGCCAAAGTTTGGGCTTGGGTTTCTCTTAACCCATTTCTAAGTATTTAGATTTATCTATTTACGTTCAATCCTGTTTTAGGAGCTGTTACGCTATGTTTTTCTCTAGTATTTCTTGCTTTTCTGTAAGAAATAAGTGAACGAAATCTTTGTAATGAATGGTGCTAGCATGCCACTTCCTTAACTTGCCCAAACGTTTGGCAACGAAGGCATATATCCGTGTCATTTTAGTTTGAGTATCAATGAATTTACCGTATGACTTTTACGTCAAAAAAAAATATCATTGGCTTACACCAAAGTTCTATGGTAGTAAACAATCAGATTTAACTCAATTATTGATCCTACATACAAATGACTTAAATTACTCTATCAAATCCCTATAGCAGATAGAAATAGCCGCTTAGAGACTGCAATTGGTATACAACTACTATAACTCAGGAATCAAACAGGAGTAGTTTTCAATCAAATGTCTAGGCTAAGCTAAAAGGACTAGAACACTAGATTTGGGTGAAAACCCTTAGATCCCAAAGGGAAATGAAGGTATAAGGCCCAAAACAAGAGCCCTAGCCCAATTACGCTTTAAACTCATTACCTTAAAGTCGTCAATTAATCTACTTAACTAAGCAAGTCACGGCTCACTGACATTTATACATCTATGATGCACATGAACCTGTAATTTTAAACCAGTCGTTGATGTTTATAAGCAACATTTTTGCTTATAAAAAACAATATAATTAATATTATCTTTCCTTGAGCTAATAATCAGTTATTCATGTTACCGTAAATATACGTCTTTTAGGCAAAAAAAAAAAGGATCCTAAGAGCCTTGCACCAACAGCGCTCCCAAACCCGAAGGAAACCAAGTCTTCCATCAACCACATATGTGGCTTGACCTGCTATAATCCTTCAATTCCTTCTTCCCCAAATCACTCACCATGCCCATTGATGTAGTTACAACATCGTTTGTTGAATCTCTTACGCTCATGGGGAACGATGTCCTCGACGTCTGAAAGGTGGATGGAGGTGAGCCACATCTTCTTGCACGACCTCTGGTAGTCTGGCTCTGTCGTTGGATCTTCATGACCTCAAACGATACCTTTGTAGTATGTACGTGAGTCTTGAAGAAAGGCTACGGTGTACAACAACGAGCCAAGGATCGCTTCTTAATCAATTTTGAATTCAAATCAAATCAAAAGAAAGTTTTACGAGGAGGTCCTTGAAGATATGAAAAAGCTCCTATCATTCTCCATATTTACGATGGTGTCTCCCTAATCAATCAGGTCCCTATGACTGACTGAGCTCTTCTTAGAGCAAGTCCACCTCAAGGGGAAAAGCCTGACCCAAGTCTTCCTCCACATCAAAGGAAGATCCAGCAAGAAAAAAGCAAGTCCACCAATAAAAATTCATGGCCCAACCTTCATTTGGTTAAGACCTGGGTCAGACCCATGACCCAAGCAAAGGAAAATGAAGGCCCAGGTCTTCCTTCTCCAGCTCAGTCCAAATGCTGGTCCTTGCATGACGCAAGGCTGACGACGACCACGTGAAGCAAGGCATGCATGTTGGTTGTAATTCAAACTCAACAGTCCTTTTAATCTGGACCGTTTGTTGCAATCATAGGAGGAGATCGATGGCTTACAATTATACAATCCTTTCAAACTAAAAACAACTGTAAACTTAAAAAAATCCCAACGGTTACTAGAGTTAGCCACTTTAAAAAATAATAAAAATTCCTATAATTTTTTTGTTTTATATTATGTTTGTGTTATTTTTATATAATTGTATATTATTTTTTTTTTAGGCTTGGCTTGTCAATTTAAATCATGAAATAAATATTTTAATTTCAATATGTCATTTTGTTTATTTAATTATAATTTTATTAATATATAAAATTTATAAACAGTCACTATCATGTGGTGACCCAGAAACATAAATCGTGAGTGGAAACTGTAGCCCAAAATCACTGCCACATGACAACCCAGGTCTCACCCATGACCTAGGTCTTCCCAACAAAGATCCAGAGGGTGGACTTGCTCTTATGAGTTCAGATGACTGATTTCCCACTAGACTATGAGTGTTGGAACATCATTAAGAATGTGTCATATGTGGCTAGCGGCTATGAAGAACTAGATGAACCATTGTTTGCTAAAAAGAGCAAAAATGTGCATTTTGAAGAAGGAAAAGAACAACATGACTCTCATGCTTTGGTCGAGTACACACATGTTGCTACTGAACATGTCCCTGCAACACTGGCTAAGGAACAAATCCTAAAGCGTTCCAAGCGACATTTTAAGATCCTCGTCCACATAATTGAATATTCTAGCTTTACTACAATGACTACCATCCGCTGAAGCTCCTCAGAAGAAGGTGACATTCCCTGAGTTTACTTTAAGTTCCCACTAAACTCTTTGGGACTTAAGGAAGCACCTGGAGGGCGTTATTGTCCTCAGTGAAGCACAAAATGCAGTGAAGAAGAAGGGCTAGTTTAGTATTCTTGTGACTTTAAAAAAAAACTGATGTCGCTGTACTGTGAAAATAATCAGCTGTGAATTAAAACAGTTTTGTATTTGGTAAATACTAGTTTTAAAAGCTGCTGCCAAGATAAAATTTATTAATTTCTAGTGTTTTTAGTGACAGCTGCTTTTAAAAGTAACATTTATGTTGCTTCTAAAAGCAACTGCCAGTGACCTGTAATTTAAAAAAAAAAACTGTTTTTCTTTCATTTACCAAACACTATAACGTTCATAGAAGATTATTGTTGTGGAGCTTACACCATCACCACTGAAAGCTACCTATACTTTCTTCACCAAACCTCCTAGCCCTAATTGCAAGGTAAGAAGAAAATTTAAGTTTCTGATTTTTAACTTTACATATTATTTTGTTCTCAAATAAATGTAGCAGTTTAACCGTCGAGCTTATGTATCGTTGTAAACTAGTATCACAAATTTTTTTAATCTGTTCATTATATCGGTGGATCATATGTAATGATCTTTTATAGGTTGAGAACTTGAGATATAATATCAACTCGATACAAAAAAAAAGTGGGTAAAGTACTCTCGATTTGAACTAGAAAACAATTTTTCACAGTCATCGACTTCCTAATCAGCTAATAGACTACCGGCTCCCATATCAGGTATAGTTGGCAAATGGGTAAAGTCGTCATTTAGCGACGCCCTACTCTACAAACCTCAAAACGCCGTCAACCTCGGTCCGACTGGCATTCGCGCCAGCCTGTTCCCAGCTGTCTCCCAAAAGCCCCCAAAAAATTAAATACTATTAAAATCTCTTAAATATTAGTCCCTCCCTTTCCACACTTTTCGTTTCAGCCAAACTCAAAAAACCTAGACAAACAGAAAGAAGGAACCCCCAAAATCAATCCCTCCAAATCACACCACAATGTCTGCTCACACTCCCCTCTACTGATCTTCCCCCATTGCCAATCACAGAGCAGCTCCTCTCGATTTCGATTTCGATTCCGATTTTGGCCGCAGCAGCAATGGATCCCTGCCCATTTGTGCGAGTCACAGTGGGCAATCTCGCTCTCAAAATCCCCGTCGCTTCGAAACCGGCCCGCACCGTCGTCCACCCTTCCTCCTCGCCGTGTTTCTGCAAGATCAAGCTCAACAACCTCCCGGTCCAAACCGCCGTCGTTCCTTGCCTCCCGCCGGAAACCCAAACCCTAGACGCTAATACCGGCCTCGGAGTCACTGCCGCCACCTTCCATCTCAGCAAGTCGGATCTGGACCGGGTCGCGTCTAAGTCCATCTTCTCCGGGAAACTCTGCCTCAAAATCGCAATCTACACGGGGCGGAGGGGCACCACCTGTGGGGTTAACTCCGGGCGGCTTTTGGGCCGGGTTTCGGTCCCTTTGGGTCTGGCGGGAACCCAGGCTAAGGCTAGTGTGTTCCACAACGGATGGGTCTCCGTCGGCAAAGGCGTTAAGGGCGCCGGTGCTCAGATTACTCAGTTTCATTTGAATGTTAAGGCCGAACCCGACCCTAGATTCGTGTTTCAGTTCGACGGCGAGCCTGAGTGTAGTCCTCAAGTGTTTCAGATCCAAGGTAATATCAGACAGCCCGTCTTCACCTGCAAATTCAGCTTCCGAAACACCGGCGATCGAACCCAGAGATCCAGGTAGATAGATTAATTTGCTCATCTTTTTCGCTGCTTTTAATTTTTGAAAATGATAAGGGTTTCAATTGCGTCTGAAATGACTGAATCTTCAACCGGACTCGATCTAAAGCGAGTGGTTCATTTTCATAGCTTTTACCTACTTTTTCAGTTTCAGTCTTCAATTAATCTCCTAATTTCCTATTTTGCCCTCGTTTTTTTCAGGTCATCGCATTCAGACCAGAGTGGCTCCAGAAGCTGGCTGAGCTCGTTCGGAAGCGAGCGAGAGCGACCCGGCAGGGAACGCAAAGGCTGGTCCATAACGGTCCATGACCTATCCGGGTCGCCGGTAGCCGCCGCATCAATGGTCACACCCTTTGTGGCCTCACCGGGTTCCGACCGGGTCAGCCGCTCCAACCCCGGATGCTGGCTCATCCTCAGACCCGGAGACGGCACCTGGCAGCCCTGGGGCCGCCTCGAGGCATGGAGGGAGCGCGGCGGGGCCGACGGACTCGGGTACCGTTTCGAACTCATACCCGACACCAACGGCGGCATGAGCGCCGGCGGCATTGTTCTGGCGGAGTCGACTCTGAGCTTAAACAAAGGCGGGAAATTCGTTCTTGACCTCGGGTCGAATTCCGGGTCGGGTAATAAAGCTCCGGTCGTTCCGAACTCGCCGGCTTGCAGCCCGAAGAGCAGTGGGGACTTCGGGTACGGGTTGTGGCCGTATTGCTTGTACAGAGGGTTTGTGATGTCGGCGCGTGTGGAGGGTGAGAGAAGGTGCAGCAAGCCTACGGTGGAGGTGAGCGTGCAGCACGTGACCTGCACGGAGGACGCAGCGGCGTACGTGGCCTTAGCGGCGGCCGTTGATCTCTGCATGGACGCTTGCCGGCTGTTCTCGCAGCGGCTGAGGAAAGAGCTCTGCCAGCCGTCTGATTTGCTAGGATGATTCGGCCACTATCCGGCGTCGTTTTGTCCTGTTTCTAATATTCTTTTTTAGTATGTGAGTGGGGTTTGGTGGATTTGGATTTTGGATTCCAAATTTACTTACCATGAGAGGTTTTTTACTTCTACTACTAACAGAGTCAGTAGTGTGTACAGTGAGTGGAAATTAGACAGGGCACGCTTTGTTTTTACTTGTGTGGCTTGTGTTAATTTTTTTTTTCTTTTCACCCCCTTTTAGTTTTTGAAGTGAAGGGTTTGCTTAGGTGATTGTAATTTTCTTTGTTGGGATAATGTAGTTGCTGACTTGAGAAATTATCTTTTTTGTTTTCTTCAATTTGTGTTATTAATCAATTGAATAGCTTAATGGATATATGAGCTGTAATGTAATGTAGCTCCTTTACTAGCCCATGCCATTACAAATACAATTGTGCGCCCTTTTTGGGGTGTTCTGTCTTTTTAATTAAAAATAAGATTAAACTAGCACAAAAGTACATCTAATACATGTCCTCAAACTCTCAAAGCTTGGTCAACAAGGATATTTGCAAACCTTAACTCTGTTGCACTACCAAGACTTTTAACTAGGTTAGGGGAGCTTCTCATGTCCGTGCAAGACTAGCATATGAAGCTTGAATTGATTCAAAATTTCAAATATTTTTCAAAGTTAAGTAATGATTTAGGAAAGCGCTGGACTACGCCAAAGTGTCGTACGCCCATGTGGTCCCGAGACGCGTGGCGTTTTTTCATCGGCAGAGAGGATATTTGAGGGACAGCGCTGGAATTTCTCAGATGACGGTCATTCTTGTCGCTGTCAATGGCGTCTGGGCAAAAGCTAGGGGCGATTGTGTAACAAGACGAAGGGGGGTAGAGCGGCCGGGGGGAGGGGGGTAATACGACGCTGCAGGGAGATTGGCCACATCTCCGCCACCGACAGGGCGAATTAGCTGCAAGCAAAGCATTGTGCACAAGTTCGAAATCGAAAGAGGCGGAGCTGGTTACAAGTTTGAAACTTATTAACTGAAGAAGGTGTTGAAGCCGAAGCAGAGCGTTGTGCACGATTTCGACATTAAATCGTTTTTGCTTACAGGTTTGCAATCGATGAATGGGTTGAAGATGGAATTTGCATGCAACCAGATTGCATTCCCTCCGGAGGTAAGAGTTTTAACTCGGTTCAGTCGGTTGATGTGGTTATTTTCATTGTGTGGCGATATGTGGTTATTAGAATTATTGTCGGTATAGTGTTTTGAGTTCTCGTGCCTTGTACATCTTTATGATCTTGCATTCCCTCTTGGCATGTTCCTATACAAAAAATGGTTAGTTTGTTTGTAAACATTAGATTTGTAGATATGATCTGTGATTAAGCAATGTTTCTTGGCTCTTGGTTGTGTTTGCTAGTGTTTTGTATGTATTGTGTGCCATCATACTTAGCGGAAAAGATGATATCGTGATATGTTTAACTACTTTGTTGTGATTCTAAAGGACATCAGAAAGAGCAGAACCTGCAAGCAAGCTGGATCAACTTTGTATGTACAGTAGTCAAGCTCAAAGCATGTACATGTTTTCTACTCTTCTTTAATACATTTCCACAGTCAAAATGATCAGCTAGTTACCTTTTTTTTTTTGTCCTAGTTGTGGCTACTGATGATAAGAAAATAGCAGCATGCTGTTCAGATTTTGGAGCTAAGGTTACCTCATAGTTGGATGGACTGATAATCTATTTGAGCCTTATATATATTCTACTGGACTTGCATGTAAGAAAAAACTTTGTTTGCTGCTACCAGCTCCACCATAGAAAAGAGTTGTCATTTAAAAACAGAATAAAATTCTTTCAAAGGAGAAAGTTTACCTAAAAACTGCACAATGTATAAGTATAACTCTGTAATTTCAACTATTAATAGAAACAAGACTATAACTTCAACTATAATTTCAACGACTGATACTTGATAGAAAGCAAAAATAAAACTTGAATCAACTAAACTTTCAACCAAAACACAAACAATTAAGTCGTACCATTTAGCAGAGTCTGAGCTGCTTTCATAGATGAAACTCCACACCAAAAACTACTTGCCTACCTGCAGCAGCTTGTAATGAGTTTCCAGCGATGGCTACCAGTAATTGGATTCAGCTCTGCTCTCTCAGCACTCAGATTCGTCTCTAATCTCTCTGGGTTTTGGGTTCCAGATCCAGACTATATCTTCTAATCCTTTTGAATTTGATTACACTCTGCTCTCTCAGCAACGAGCTTCGTATGCAATCTCTCTGTGTTTTGGATTCCAGATCCAGACTATAACTTCGATTCCTTCGAAAGAATGGATCAAGCCCAAGACCATTGTCTGGGTATAAATTTGTGGCAAAATCTCCGTTCTATCCTTCAGTCTCACAGTAAAATCAGGCAGTCACTGTGATGGCCTGAAATTACAAAACTGCCCATCCGTTAACAACTCCGTCTGGAGTACCGTACGACGAGTGTAGTGTAGCTTTTGCCAATGATTTATTGATTTTTACAAACTATAGAAGTAAAATGTTAATTTAAGGGGCGTGACACCCTATTTATGGTAAAATGATAAAACGTTGTCAGAGCTCTTATACAGTACCTGTAATTGTATCAGTAGATACATTTTGTGATTGGTTCAAATACGCTATATATTTGTGTCCCCGAGGAAACCGAGGAATATACCAATCAGCTTGTCATGGACACGAGTTCAATAGTAATGAGTTCCAAGAAGGGACTTAACAGGTAGTGCAATGTCATGCTCTGTCTCTAGTTTGGGCAACCTGAGCTAAGAATTGTTCTTTGATTTTGGCTCCTACTACCAACGCAAATGGACTCCCTAGCAACAAATGAGTGCTCTAGAACGGAATGATGTGGGTATCCAATCAGGTATTTGGCTGATCTTTATTTTTTTAATGCTCATCACATAACCTCACACAACTTTAGTCTAACCTGAACCGATATGATTTTTTCTTTTCTTTTGAGTGCTCTTGAACGAAATGATATGGGTATCGAAGCCTGTTAGCCTGATGATTAGTCTCTGGCCGAGCTTTATTCTTTAATGCTCGATCATTACTGTTTTTGTATCCTAGGAAGTTATCTCCTTACACATAACCTCAAAAAGCTCTAGTCTAGCCTAGACCGATATGTTTTTTTTTTCTTTTGAATAAGCCGATTCAAAATCATTTACAGTTTGTAGCGTTAAAACTTATTTATTTGGACTTTGGAGTTAACTTTGATGTGTGTTCATGACTTCAAAGGGATTGACTTAAGAAGAATGAAAAAAAATAAAAAGAAAGTAGAGTATTAGAAAGGAGTTGGCCTAAAGATACAAAAAAGGAAGGAGTCCTAGCTAGGACCACCGGACAGGGTGGAGAGAGAGGTTGTTGTGGATGGATACGGGGAAGGGAAGGGCGTGCACGTTATGTGCCCCAATCCAGTTCAACAAGAATGAATACATATACACATAATAATAATTGCATCAAGATTATGCTGGATCTTAGCTGTAATGCGCTTTTAAGCGAGGCTTATCTCTTAAATTAGGGAGTTGGTACTTTTGACTCTTTTCATCTCATTATTAATAGACTCACATATCCTTTAGTTTGTCAATTCATTTACAGTCAGTTGTGCTCAACAGTTGTTGATTTTGGTTAAACTTTAAGGATGCGGACTAAATTTCAAACTATTTCACCATTTAATGATTTCAACATGTTTACTTAAGCATGATCAAATACAATGAAGGTATTGAATGTCTAAAAGATACTCTATTTTTTATTTTATTTTAAGAAGAGCTAGAGCTGCCCTTAAATCTCGATTAATAAAACCATAAAATATAAAAAACATAGAGCTTAAACCTTAAATTACAAAAAAAATAACAAATTCTAACATACATCCATCAGCTTAAAAATGCGTTGTGGACCACTCGGTTGTTTTGAGTTATTAAATAAAATCTTGATTCATTGGTTTTATGTTATATCAACTGCACTTAAAAAATTGATTCACTTTGACGTTAGGCTCGACTAGCAATAATATTATTCGGCACAAAATGAAGAAATCCATGTTGGGTTTGGTGTGATTTGAGGAGATGGCAACTGGCAGCCATCATGATTAATTTAAGGGAGGGGGTACACTTCAGGCCTTCACTCTTGGCTTACTTCCAGATTTAAAATGTGATGGAAGGCAAAGCAGGTGTGTGTTATTTTTTTTTTAGAAAAGCAGGTGTGTGTTATGTATAAACTATCTTGGACAAATTGCAATTGAAATATTGAATAGGTTGGTGGCGTGGTGCGTGCCATGGTTTGAGACTTTAAGGTTCAGATGAATTTCTGCTACGCAATTTGGTTTCTGGGACCAATGACTTCAATCCTTTTGGAATTTCCACATCCACAGCACTTGATGGTTTTCTTGAAATACAGATATACATCCAATATACAACTGATGTTTTCGGATATATATCGTGGAAGGTTAGTGGTAAAATCAAGTTAAAATGACAATTTTGTTTTTAATTTTCCGAAAGAGCTTCGGCACAAACATTTTACGTAGGGTTCATGAAAGATCATGATAGTGATTTTCTCACGATCAGTTAACCTTGACCGCCGACGTTAGATTTCCGTTAAAGATACTAGATAGTAACTGGAGCTCTAAACTTGCATCATTTTCTGGACCGGGGACTTTGCTATCCTATGTTGTAACAGTTCTTGCCAGTCTGGTCGTCTCATGAATCTCCAGTAACGAATTTTACCCGACATTTCTCATTCTGATAAGTAAGTAATCAAAATTTCAATTGGTAAATTTGTTAGATTAATTAAAAAAGAAAAGTTTAATGCTTGAATTGATCTGTTTAGTGGTAAATTGGTAAATCTGTTACGCCGACACAAACAGATTTCATTTCTGAATTCAGAATTCAATTTTGAAACATTTGGTAATGAAACTATTTTAGGGAGAGTGGGCATTGGCATTGGCATTGGCATGGAGTCATCGACTAATGGAGCCATGGAGTATGGTCCCCTGTCCTGGTTGTAGTGACTACCAAAAAGCCTAGAGCAGTGTAACCAATCCAAGCTAAAGCCAACGAGGCCAACAGTACTAGTTGGATGAATGATGATGATAACAACAGCAACAACCAAACAAGGCCAATACAAATTCCCAGATTGGAGTCAAGAGTCACGTTCACGAGTGAGTCCTACCGGGACATGCCCAGAGAGCTGTCACTAGCTTTTTCTGTTTGGGGGAACCAGAGAAAAGGACTAATCGTTAACAAGGAACTACTGCCTCTCTCTCTTCTGGGTGGGTATCAGTATCACTCACACACTCTGTTCCTCTCTCTCAGTCTGAGTCTTACAGAGAGAGGAGTCACATGAGCTGCGACGTTACGGTCGTCATTGTTATTCTGTCGCTCTCTTTCTTTCTCTGGATCTAACCCACACCAGACCCAGACTGAGACTCACTCTCCCCCACCACACTGCTACCATAATCTAACCTATTACCTCATTTACCGTTGCACCAAAGCCAATATATTGACCAACGGCTTCACCAACTCCTCAACTGATTACT encodes the following:
- the LOC101308766 gene encoding uncharacterized protein LOC101308766, with protein sequence MDPCPFVRVTVGNLALKIPVASKPARTVVHPSSSPCFCKIKLNNLPVQTAVVPCLPPETQTLDANTGLGVTAATFHLSKSDLDRVASKSIFSGKLCLKIAIYTGRRGTTCGVNSGRLLGRVSVPLGLAGTQAKASVFHNGWVSVGKGVKGAGAQITQFHLNVKAEPDPRFVFQFDGEPECSPQVFQIQGNIRQPVFTCKFSFRNTGDRTQRSRSSHSDQSGSRSWLSSFGSERERPGRERKGWSITVHDLSGSPVAAASMVTPFVASPGSDRVSRSNPGCWLILRPGDGTWQPWGRLEAWRERGGADGLGYRFELIPDTNGGMSAGGIVLAESTLSLNKGGKFVLDLGSNSGSGNKAPVVPNSPACSPKSSGDFGYGLWPYCLYRGFVMSARVEGERRCSKPTVEVSVQHVTCTEDAAAYVALAAAVDLCMDACRLFSQRLRKELCQPSDLLG